The proteins below are encoded in one region of Desulfovibrio sp. TomC:
- a CDS encoding ComEC/Rec2 family competence protein → MQASVPRPTPRGMPPLLPWQPCLLAYAAGILAVAFFLPALCALFLLLLFPRPMAGTPRLAAFLLAFALGLGAGFLAMPTPPDTTPACLAKVQPVTATGRVIEVDPRPGNRQAVLLEAVRLTGGECQETPLPGRLAVTIDHPVFDPVPGDVLAVTGRMRPTSGFANPGATDFAFLRRLDGVFFRTFARGDRAQVTRLSQGHNVLATWRQALRARIAAALALPPDAPSLDEAAKAGRAMVPALLFDDKSGFTEDDLDLVRRASLAHTLALSGMNVGYVVALATALVLGLGRITPGVYLRLPRPLLIVLVSAPLVVAYCWIGGASPSLVRAGLMFAAFGLMLLLRRDKALFDGLFLALAVFLIVSPLAVFSASLQLSALAVAGIAVFWPPFVRLTRRIPGSGLPRTALLWTLGVLWTSITAEAAVLPLLARLFGDWPFNPWINLLWLPILGGVVMPLVLGGAALAAVPGLEPAASLLLTAGADCCAWLMRALAAFDAQGLLVSHAVLRPTWPQIIGCYGLLAILALAAAGRALPRAGLAASLLLLLAPTALHCIEDSQPDVSVTVFDVGQGQSVAVAIPGGRRLLIDAGGLFGSFDVGRAVVGASLTDGRPPHIDLAFASHPHSDHVKGFVSLLTRFTVDAWYDNGGTPEGDLAAPIAAALAKRAIPQHSLAAGDAVDLGDGLAIEVLHPGPDDDRNTNNGSLILRLTQNGHGLALFPGDAETRVLRKLAAQGHTLQADILVVPHHGSSSSFAKRFYAAVAPKVAIASAGDSGPYPSGKVFDALARLGCATYATNRNGAVTVRVDGEGNIKRVETQR, encoded by the coding sequence GTGCAAGCATCAGTGCCGCGTCCCACGCCCAGGGGAATGCCGCCCCTGCTCCCCTGGCAACCCTGCCTGCTGGCCTATGCCGCCGGCATTTTGGCCGTGGCTTTTTTCCTGCCGGCCTTGTGCGCTTTATTCCTGCTGCTCCTGTTCCCGCGCCCCATGGCCGGCACCCCGCGTCTGGCCGCCTTTCTCCTCGCCTTTGCCCTGGGCCTTGGAGCCGGTTTTCTGGCCATGCCCACGCCCCCGGATACGACGCCGGCCTGTCTGGCCAAGGTCCAACCCGTCACCGCCACGGGCCGGGTCATTGAGGTCGATCCCCGCCCCGGCAACCGACAGGCCGTTTTACTCGAAGCGGTGCGTCTGACCGGGGGCGAGTGCCAGGAGACTCCCCTGCCCGGCCGGCTGGCCGTCACCATCGACCACCCGGTCTTTGATCCCGTGCCCGGCGATGTCCTGGCCGTCACCGGCCGAATGCGCCCAACCAGCGGCTTTGCCAATCCCGGCGCCACCGATTTCGCCTTCCTGCGTCGCCTGGACGGCGTCTTCTTCCGTACCTTCGCCCGAGGCGACCGCGCCCAGGTCACGCGATTGTCCCAGGGGCACAATGTCCTGGCCACCTGGCGACAGGCCCTTCGCGCCCGTATCGCCGCCGCCCTGGCCCTGCCCCCTGACGCGCCCAGCCTCGACGAGGCCGCCAAGGCCGGACGGGCCATGGTGCCGGCCCTGCTCTTCGACGACAAATCCGGTTTCACCGAGGACGACCTCGATCTGGTGCGCCGGGCATCCCTGGCCCATACCCTGGCCCTGTCCGGCATGAACGTCGGCTATGTGGTCGCCCTGGCTACGGCCCTGGTCCTTGGCCTCGGCAGGATCACCCCGGGCGTCTACCTGCGTCTTCCCCGCCCTCTGCTCATTGTCCTCGTGTCCGCGCCCCTCGTTGTCGCCTACTGCTGGATCGGCGGGGCCTCGCCTTCGCTCGTGCGAGCCGGCCTCATGTTCGCCGCCTTCGGGCTTATGCTGCTCCTTCGCCGCGACAAGGCCCTCTTTGACGGCCTGTTCCTGGCCCTGGCCGTCTTTTTGATCGTCTCGCCCCTGGCCGTTTTCAGCGCCAGCCTGCAACTCTCCGCCCTGGCCGTGGCCGGCATCGCTGTCTTCTGGCCGCCCTTTGTCCGGCTTACCCGGCGCATCCCCGGCTCGGGCCTGCCGCGCACCGCCCTCCTCTGGACGCTTGGCGTCCTGTGGACCAGCATCACGGCCGAAGCCGCCGTCCTGCCGCTCCTCGCCCGGCTCTTTGGCGACTGGCCCTTCAATCCCTGGATCAACCTCCTGTGGCTGCCGATCCTCGGGGGCGTGGTCATGCCGCTCGTCCTTGGCGGCGCAGCCCTGGCCGCCGTGCCGGGCCTGGAACCGGCTGCCTCCCTGCTCCTTACCGCCGGAGCCGACTGCTGCGCCTGGCTCATGCGCGCCCTGGCCGCCTTCGACGCCCAAGGGCTCCTCGTCTCCCACGCCGTCCTTCGCCCCACCTGGCCCCAAATCATCGGCTGCTACGGCCTGCTCGCCATCCTGGCCCTGGCCGCCGCCGGCCGCGCCCTGCCCAGGGCAGGCCTGGCCGCAAGCCTCCTCCTGCTTCTTGCGCCAACCGCCCTGCACTGCATTGAAGACAGCCAGCCAGACGTCAGCGTCACCGTCTTCGACGTGGGCCAGGGGCAGTCCGTGGCTGTCGCCATCCCCGGCGGCCGCCGCCTGCTCATCGACGCCGGCGGCCTGTTCGGCAGCTTCGACGTGGGCCGGGCCGTTGTCGGCGCAAGCCTCACCGACGGACGCCCGCCGCATATCGACCTGGCCTTCGCCAGCCACCCCCACAGCGACCACGTCAAAGGCTTCGTCTCCCTGCTCACCCGCTTTACCGTCGACGCCTGGTACGACAACGGCGGCACCCCCGAAGGCGATCTGGCCGCCCCCATCGCTGCCGCCCTCGCCAAACGGGCCATCCCCCAACACTCCCTGGCCGCCGGCGACGCCGTCGACCTCGGAGACGGCCTCGCCATCGAAGTCCTCCACCCCGGCCCGGACGACGACCGCAACACCAACAACGGCTCCCTCATCCTGCGCCTGACCCAAAACGGCCACGGCCTGGCGCTGTTCCCCGGCGATGCCGAAACCCGCGTGCTGCGAAAACTCGCCGCCCAAGGACACACCCTCCAGGCCGATATCCTCGTCGTCCCCCACCACGGCTCATCATCAAGCTTCGCCAAGCGGTTCTACGCCGCCGTCGCTCCCAAAGTAGCCATCGCCAGCGCCGGCGACTCCGGCCCCTACCCGTCCGGTAAAGTCTTCGACGCCCTGGCCCGCCTCGGTTGCGCCACCTACGCCACCAACCGCAACGGCGCAGTCACTGTCCGGGTTGACGGCGAAGGGAACATCAAGCGCGTGGAGACGCAGCGATGA
- a CDS encoding alginate O-acetyltransferase AlgX-related protein — MKMNCKNILYKSASVFGCACIIAPFTLHYSLDILFLSLLLILAYRLDAKELFLFFISLLLTLGLAEGMLRFLTKTDAVTTAYRMDDKYFGPGHYTPNVEDAMTMRFGDILAMDPLAPASIREARHVAFHTDDLGFRNDSDYHGQSMALVGDSFVAGTGTDQSALLGNVLRTEFGLDTYSLGFPGNPDDYLQYADRFLKEKSKEVRFALFVFEGNDLSCSSKQRKKFETADLPPYSAWKIRLAKAINGAIELPMTIINMSLQVWQKYSGNAYDLTDTYRIGAKDVGFYGPYTDAALFAHCSFTFSAPPPEALSRVAMVFFIPAKYRVYYDFIDAPDKPPLPRPASGFTDMQRYLDQWGIPAYDLTPALTEAAGRLLPEGGYVFWRDDTHWGPAGIRAAAAVVAQKLREYEADRPAPKHP, encoded by the coding sequence ATGAAAATGAATTGCAAAAATATTCTTTATAAATCGGCAAGTGTCTTTGGCTGTGCCTGCATCATTGCACCATTTACGCTCCATTACAGCCTTGATATTCTCTTCCTGTCTCTCCTTCTCATCCTGGCCTACCGTCTTGATGCAAAAGAACTGTTTCTCTTTTTCATATCACTCCTTCTCACCCTCGGGCTGGCTGAAGGGATGCTCCGTTTCCTGACCAAGACGGATGCCGTCACCACGGCCTATCGCATGGACGACAAATACTTCGGCCCTGGCCATTACACGCCCAATGTCGAGGACGCCATGACCATGCGCTTTGGCGACATCCTGGCCATGGACCCCCTGGCTCCGGCATCCATCCGGGAAGCGCGCCATGTGGCGTTTCACACGGATGACCTGGGCTTTCGCAACGACAGCGACTACCACGGGCAATCCATGGCGCTGGTCGGTGATTCCTTTGTCGCCGGGACCGGGACGGACCAGAGCGCTCTTTTGGGCAATGTCCTGCGCACCGAATTCGGCCTGGACACCTATTCTCTCGGTTTCCCGGGGAACCCGGACGACTACCTGCAATACGCCGATCGTTTTCTCAAGGAAAAGAGCAAGGAGGTCCGATTCGCCCTGTTCGTTTTCGAAGGAAATGACTTGTCGTGCAGTTCGAAGCAACGCAAGAAATTTGAGACAGCCGATCTTCCGCCTTACAGCGCCTGGAAAATACGCCTGGCCAAAGCCATCAACGGCGCCATAGAGCTTCCCATGACCATCATCAACATGTCTTTGCAGGTGTGGCAGAAATATTCCGGCAACGCCTACGACCTAACCGATACCTACCGCATTGGCGCAAAGGACGTCGGCTTCTACGGTCCCTACACCGATGCGGCGCTGTTTGCCCACTGCAGCTTCACGTTCTCCGCCCCACCTCCCGAAGCCCTCTCCCGCGTGGCCATGGTCTTTTTCATCCCGGCCAAATACCGGGTCTACTACGACTTCATCGACGCCCCGGACAAACCGCCCCTGCCCCGGCCGGCCTCGGGATTCACCGACATGCAGCGCTATCTCGACCAATGGGGCATCCCGGCCTACGACCTCACGCCGGCCCTGACCGAAGCAGCCGGCCGTCTCCTGCCGGAAGGGGGCTATGTTTTCTGGCGCGACGACACCCACTGGGGGCCGGCCGGCATCCGGGCGGCAGCGGCAGTGGTGGCCCAAAAATTGCGGGAATACGAGGCCGACCGGCCAGCCCCGAAGCACCCCTGA
- the hydG gene encoding [FeFe] hydrogenase H-cluster radical SAM maturase HydG — protein sequence MIDESQRTTDAFIDDNRIHAALAAAKTMASDPQAVAGIINKALDYKGLSAEEVAVLLEVKDPQLLDAMFAAAKKVKEAIYGKRIVLFAPLYISSHCINNCVYCGYKRSNKEQLRKRLTTDEIKREVEILESLGHKRLAVEAGEDPLNCPIEYVTDAIKAIYSIKDGNGSIRRVNINIAATTIEDYKKLKDAEIGTYILFQETYNRPQYAALHPTGPKHDYNWHTTAMDRAMKAGIDDVGIGVLYGLYDWKYETVAMFLHAEHLEKTFGVGPHTISVPRMRPAGAVNLDTFPYLVPDEAFKKIIAIIRLAVPYTGMILSTREDSDFRDELIDCGISQISAGSCTGVGGYQKVHEEHEGTSNTNNGQQFEPSDQRSPNEIIRMLCERGFIPSYCTACYRQGRTGDRFMSLAKDGTIQNVCLPNALLTFKEYLIDYADPETKALGEKRIQEALETIPKDGIRDLTIERLHDIEAGRRDMFF from the coding sequence ATGATTGACGAATCCCAGCGCACAACCGATGCGTTCATCGACGACAACCGTATTCACGCCGCGCTTGCCGCCGCCAAAACCATGGCCTCCGATCCCCAGGCCGTCGCCGGCATCATCAACAAGGCCCTGGACTACAAAGGCCTGTCCGCCGAAGAAGTGGCCGTGCTCCTCGAAGTCAAGGACCCGCAACTTCTAGACGCCATGTTCGCCGCCGCCAAAAAGGTCAAGGAAGCCATCTACGGCAAACGCATCGTCCTTTTCGCGCCGCTTTACATCTCCAGCCACTGCATCAACAACTGTGTCTACTGCGGCTACAAACGCAGCAACAAGGAACAGCTCCGCAAACGTCTGACCACCGACGAAATCAAGCGCGAAGTGGAAATCCTCGAATCACTCGGCCACAAACGCCTGGCCGTGGAAGCCGGCGAAGACCCGCTCAACTGTCCCATCGAATACGTCACCGACGCCATCAAAGCCATCTACAGCATCAAAGACGGCAACGGCTCCATCCGCCGCGTCAATATCAATATCGCCGCCACCACTATCGAAGATTATAAGAAGCTCAAGGACGCCGAAATCGGCACCTATATCCTGTTCCAGGAGACCTACAACCGGCCCCAATACGCCGCCCTGCACCCGACCGGCCCCAAACACGACTACAACTGGCACACCACCGCCATGGACCGGGCCATGAAAGCCGGCATCGACGACGTCGGCATCGGCGTGCTCTACGGCCTCTATGACTGGAAATACGAAACCGTCGCCATGTTCCTGCACGCCGAGCACCTGGAAAAAACCTTTGGCGTCGGACCACACACCATCTCCGTCCCCCGGATGCGCCCGGCCGGTGCCGTCAACCTCGACACCTTCCCCTATCTCGTCCCGGACGAGGCGTTTAAAAAAATCATCGCCATCATCCGGCTAGCCGTGCCTTACACCGGCATGATCCTCTCCACCCGCGAAGACTCGGATTTTCGCGACGAGCTCATCGACTGCGGCATCTCCCAGATCAGCGCCGGCTCCTGCACCGGCGTTGGCGGCTACCAGAAAGTCCACGAGGAACACGAAGGCACCAGCAACACCAATAACGGCCAACAGTTCGAGCCCAGCGACCAGCGCTCCCCCAACGAAATCATCCGCATGCTGTGTGAGCGCGGTTTTATCCCCAGCTACTGCACCGCCTGCTACCGCCAGGGCCGCACCGGCGACCGCTTCATGAGCCTGGCCAAAGACGGCACCATCCAAAATGTCTGCCTGCCAAACGCCCTGCTCACCTTCAAGGAATACCTGATCGACTACGCCGACCCCGAAACCAAAGCCCTGGGCGAAAAACGCATCCAGGAAGCCCTGGAAACCATCCCCAAAGACGGTATCCGCGACCTGACCATCGAACGCCTGCACGACATCGAAGCCGGCCGCCGCGATATGTTCTTTTAG
- a CDS encoding ATP-binding protein, with translation MKCKRCGELAAVKLPSHHAGFCPTCFEVFFQRQVETAIRRYAMIKPGEKVLVAVSGGKDSLALMRVLSDLGHDVDGLHVHLGIPDSSDPVCERTESYCRDNGFRLHVLRTAEVGLAIPDVKDAVHRPICAVCGKIKRHYFNRFAYENGYAALATGHNLDDEVARLFANTLRWDAKYLGTQGPTLPGEGRFVRKIKPLYRVTEFETAAYCFLKGINHWKAACPYSGGASFTGHKKLFADLEDRSPGQKTAFYEAFLTQGRPHFAGASRGEGQDTLYACAQCGFPSSGEVCGVCRVRELVAKRKGEAR, from the coding sequence ATGAAGTGCAAGCGCTGCGGCGAACTGGCGGCGGTGAAGCTGCCAAGCCACCATGCCGGGTTTTGCCCGACCTGTTTCGAGGTTTTTTTCCAGCGGCAGGTGGAAACGGCCATCCGGCGCTACGCCATGATCAAACCCGGCGAGAAGGTGCTGGTGGCGGTGTCCGGGGGCAAGGATTCACTGGCCCTTATGCGGGTGCTCTCCGACCTCGGCCACGACGTGGACGGGCTGCATGTACATCTGGGCATCCCGGATTCGTCCGATCCGGTGTGTGAGCGCACCGAGTCGTATTGTCGGGATAACGGCTTCCGGCTGCATGTGCTGCGCACGGCCGAGGTCGGCCTGGCCATTCCCGACGTCAAGGATGCAGTCCACCGGCCCATCTGCGCCGTGTGCGGCAAGATCAAGCGCCACTACTTCAACCGGTTTGCCTATGAAAACGGCTATGCCGCCCTGGCCACCGGGCACAATCTCGACGACGAGGTGGCCCGGCTTTTCGCCAACACCCTGCGCTGGGACGCCAAGTATCTGGGCACCCAGGGTCCGACCCTGCCGGGCGAGGGCCGCTTTGTGCGCAAGATCAAGCCGCTGTACCGCGTGACGGAGTTCGAGACGGCGGCCTACTGCTTTTTAAAAGGGATCAACCACTGGAAGGCCGCCTGCCCCTACAGCGGCGGAGCCAGCTTCACCGGCCACAAAAAACTCTTTGCCGACCTCGAAGACCGCAGCCCGGGCCAGAAAACAGCCTTTTACGAGGCGTTTTTGACCCAGGGCCGGCCCCATTTCGCGGGTGCGTCCCGGGGCGAGGGCCAGGATACGCTCTATGCCTGCGCCCAGTGCGGCTTTCCGTCGTCCGGGGAAGTGTGCGGTGTGTGCCGGGTGCGGGAGCTGGTGGCGAAAAGAAAGGGTGAAGCGCGGTAG
- a CDS encoding response regulator has product MSGKILVVDDEKHIRMLYQEELEGEGYQVVVSDGEDAILPLLEEVSPDVVVLDIKLGGNRSGLDLLQEIRGKDQAIPVILSTAYDSFQHDLKSIAADYYVVKSVDLGELKSKVAQAMAKATASAS; this is encoded by the coding sequence ATGAGCGGGAAGATCTTGGTCGTCGATGACGAGAAGCATATCCGGATGCTCTATCAAGAGGAACTGGAAGGCGAAGGCTACCAGGTGGTTGTGTCGGACGGAGAGGACGCCATCCTGCCGCTTTTGGAGGAGGTATCGCCCGATGTGGTTGTCCTGGACATCAAACTCGGCGGAAATCGCTCGGGACTTGATCTGCTCCAGGAAATTCGCGGCAAGGATCAGGCCATCCCGGTCATCCTCAGCACCGCCTACGACAGCTTTCAACACGATCTCAAGTCCATTGCCGCTGACTACTACGTGGTCAAGTCCGTGGATCTTGGCGAACTCAAGTCCAAAGTGGCGCAAGCCATGGCCAAGGCGACGGCCAGCGCGTCCTAG
- a CDS encoding TM1266 family iron-only hydrogenase system putative regulator — protein MNRRLGVVGIVIDDPRHVSDKVNAVISDHGHIVLGRMGIPRPEYQVGVVSLIIEGTTDEIGSLTGRLGNIPGVTVKSALTSKTLRKEDDHD, from the coding sequence ATGAACAGACGCCTTGGCGTGGTCGGCATCGTCATCGACGATCCCAGACACGTCTCCGACAAGGTCAACGCCGTCATCAGCGACCACGGGCACATCGTACTCGGCCGCATGGGCATCCCCCGGCCGGAATACCAAGTGGGCGTGGTGTCGCTCATTATCGAGGGCACAACCGATGAGATCGGTTCTCTTACAGGCAGACTCGGGAACATCCCCGGCGTGACCGTCAAGTCCGCCCTGACCAGCAAAACCCTTCGCAAGGAGGACGACCATGATTGA
- a CDS encoding pyridoxal-phosphate-dependent aminotransferase family protein — MANAPFPEITLFITGPTYVRPEVRAAGAWPEYGHRDAENAKRFESIFHNLGVIADLPADYRTILFLGSGSTAMEASIRSLVAADETVLHATVGAFGDLWHKMSVANGKKTVHLAFEPGRPVDPAALEAAMAEHKPAVVAITHNETSTGLANDVPALCKIIKAHGALALVDGVSIFGGAPCPIAASGCDFYATATQKSLGLHAGFGIGFVSPAAIEKARHVACRGHATDILSHLGRAEKFQTQSTPNGALGNQMYLQLRYIVEEEGLAARYARHEAMRDMAVAFVKRLPGYELFAAEGFRSPTVTAVAVAPGMTAADLRAVKEALRPRGYLFDPGYAKLNEDLEAAGKRPIFRIGHMGDITPAMLEAYLKDLGEVLVR; from the coding sequence ATGGCCAATGCGCCGTTTCCGGAAATCACGCTTTTTATCACCGGCCCGACCTATGTCCGGCCCGAAGTGCGCGCTGCCGGGGCCTGGCCCGAATACGGGCACCGCGACGCCGAGAATGCCAAGCGTTTCGAATCCATTTTCCATAATCTCGGCGTCATTGCCGATCTGCCCGCCGACTACCGCACCATCCTGTTTCTGGGATCGGGGTCCACGGCCATGGAGGCGTCCATCCGGTCGCTGGTGGCTGCGGACGAGACTGTGCTCCACGCCACGGTCGGGGCCTTTGGCGACCTGTGGCACAAGATGTCGGTGGCCAACGGCAAAAAGACCGTGCATCTGGCTTTCGAGCCGGGCCGGCCGGTCGATCCGGCCGCGCTGGAGGCGGCCATGGCCGAGCACAAGCCGGCGGTGGTGGCCATCACCCACAACGAGACGTCAACCGGCCTTGCCAACGACGTGCCGGCCCTGTGCAAAATCATCAAGGCCCACGGAGCCTTGGCCCTGGTCGATGGGGTGAGCATCTTTGGCGGCGCGCCGTGCCCCATTGCCGCCTCGGGCTGTGATTTTTACGCCACGGCCACCCAGAAGTCCCTGGGCCTGCACGCCGGCTTCGGCATCGGCTTTGTCAGTCCGGCCGCCATCGAAAAAGCCCGCCATGTCGCCTGCCGGGGCCATGCCACCGATATTTTGAGCCATCTGGGCCGGGCCGAGAAATTCCAGACCCAGTCCACGCCAAACGGGGCGTTGGGCAACCAGATGTATCTGCAACTGCGCTATATCGTGGAAGAAGAGGGGCTGGCCGCGCGGTACGCCCGACACGAGGCCATGCGGGACATGGCCGTGGCCTTTGTGAAGAGACTGCCGGGCTATGAACTCTTTGCCGCCGAGGGGTTCCGTTCGCCCACGGTCACGGCCGTGGCGGTGGCCCCGGGCATGACGGCGGCCGATCTGCGGGCCGTCAAGGAGGCCCTGCGTCCCCGGGGCTACCTGTTTGATCCCGGCTATGCCAAGCTCAACGAAGACCTCGAAGCCGCCGGTAAGCGCCCGATTTTCCGCATCGGCCACATGGGCGACATCACCCCGGCCATGCTGGAAGCGTATCTGAAGGATCTGGGCGAGGTGCTGGTCCGCTAA
- the trpS gene encoding tryptophan--tRNA ligase — MSENAPKENRRIVSGMRPTGALHLGHYFGVLKNWIDLQDSHECYFFVADWHALTTEYADPKRIKGFVPDLVKDWVAGGLDPQKCVIFQQSQVKEHAELHLLLSMTTPVPWLERCPTYKDQLQELAAKELNTYGFLGYPVLMASDILLYKAGFVPVGLDQLPHLELTREIARRANNLYGNFFVEPQALLTPDSKLPGLDGRKMSKSYGNAIGLSEEPNAMKKKVMSMLTCEKRARLTDPGDPKECNLFPYHELLTDAARLPEIIDGCTHATWGCGDCKKLLVESMNAFLEPIRDRRKAFDKDPNLVWDILAAGNTVARARASRNLDALKKKLNFVF; from the coding sequence ATGAGCGAAAATGCCCCCAAGGAAAACAGACGGATCGTCTCCGGTATGCGCCCCACCGGAGCCTTGCACCTCGGCCACTACTTCGGCGTGCTCAAAAACTGGATCGACCTGCAAGACAGCCACGAATGCTACTTCTTCGTGGCCGACTGGCATGCGCTGACCACCGAATACGCCGATCCCAAACGCATCAAAGGCTTTGTGCCCGATCTGGTCAAAGATTGGGTGGCCGGCGGACTCGATCCGCAAAAGTGCGTGATTTTCCAGCAGTCCCAGGTCAAGGAACACGCCGAGCTGCACCTGCTCCTGTCCATGACCACCCCCGTGCCCTGGCTGGAACGCTGCCCCACCTATAAGGACCAGCTCCAGGAATTGGCCGCCAAGGAACTCAATACCTACGGCTTCCTTGGCTATCCCGTGCTCATGGCCTCGGATATCCTCCTCTACAAGGCAGGCTTCGTGCCCGTCGGCCTCGACCAGCTGCCCCACCTGGAGTTGACCCGGGAAATTGCCCGTCGGGCCAATAATCTCTACGGCAACTTCTTCGTCGAACCCCAGGCCTTGCTCACTCCGGATTCGAAACTGCCCGGTCTCGACGGCCGCAAAATGAGCAAAAGCTACGGCAACGCCATCGGTCTGTCCGAAGAGCCCAATGCCATGAAGAAAAAAGTCATGAGCATGCTCACCTGCGAAAAACGCGCCCGGCTGACCGACCCCGGCGATCCCAAGGAATGCAACCTCTTTCCCTACCACGAGCTGCTCACCGACGCCGCCCGGTTGCCCGAAATCATCGACGGTTGCACCCACGCCACCTGGGGCTGCGGCGACTGCAAAAAGCTGCTCGTCGAATCCATGAACGCTTTCCTCGAACCCATCCGCGATCGCCGCAAAGCCTTCGATAAAGACCCCAACCTCGTCTGGGATATCCTGGCAGCCGGCAATACCGTGGCCCGCGCCCGGGCAAGCCGCAATCTGGATGCGCTGAAAAAGAAACTCAATTTTGTTTTTTGA
- a CDS encoding DJ-1/PfpI family protein: MAVKRILMLVGDYVEDYEVMVPYQMLVMVGHAVSTVCPGKKAGETVRTAVHDFEGDQTYSEKPGHNFGLNTDFDVIDPANFDALVIPGGRAPEYIRLNPRVIEIVKHFGAAKKPIAAVCHGQQVLVAADVIAGCQCMAYPAVQPDIERAGATYVAPNDTFTNAVTCGNIVTAPAWPAHPQWMRQFLELLGSKIEA; the protein is encoded by the coding sequence ATGGCGGTCAAAAGAATTCTCATGCTTGTTGGTGATTACGTTGAAGACTACGAAGTGATGGTCCCCTACCAGATGCTGGTCATGGTCGGCCATGCCGTCTCGACGGTGTGTCCGGGCAAGAAAGCCGGCGAAACCGTGCGCACTGCGGTCCACGATTTCGAAGGCGACCAGACCTACAGTGAAAAACCCGGCCATAATTTTGGACTCAACACCGACTTCGACGTCATTGACCCGGCCAACTTCGACGCCCTGGTCATTCCCGGCGGACGCGCCCCGGAATATATCCGCTTAAATCCCCGCGTCATCGAAATCGTCAAGCATTTCGGAGCGGCCAAAAAACCCATCGCCGCAGTCTGCCACGGCCAGCAGGTACTTGTTGCCGCTGACGTTATCGCCGGTTGCCAGTGCATGGCCTACCCCGCGGTACAGCCCGATATCGAACGCGCCGGAGCGACCTACGTCGCTCCCAACGACACCTTCACCAACGCCGTCACCTGCGGCAACATCGTAACGGCCCCGGCCTGGCCCGCCCACCCGCAATGGATGCGCCAGTTCCTGGAGCTTCTTGGCAGCAAAATCGAAGCCTAA
- a CDS encoding site-2 protease family protein, which translates to MFPDIARAIQEIALLLVPVLMGVTFHEVAHGYVANWLGDPTPKMAGRLTFNPIKHLDAIGALAFLLTRMIGWAKPVPINPRYFRDPARGMMLVALAGPAMNVLLAVGFALVIRLVEYAAMGVMPGTTAYSILEPLLYICAAGVQVNLALAFFNMLPVPPLDGSNVLAAFLPPQLADRYMELGRWGFFLLLLLAVTGILGRLILPVVSYFTHLLL; encoded by the coding sequence ATGTTTCCAGATATTGCACGCGCTATTCAGGAGATCGCACTGCTGCTCGTGCCCGTGCTCATGGGCGTCACCTTTCACGAGGTGGCCCACGGCTACGTGGCCAACTGGCTGGGCGATCCCACCCCCAAAATGGCCGGTCGACTGACTTTTAATCCCATCAAACACCTCGACGCCATCGGCGCGTTGGCCTTTCTGCTCACCCGCATGATCGGCTGGGCCAAACCCGTGCCCATCAATCCGCGCTACTTCCGCGACCCGGCCCGGGGCATGATGCTCGTGGCCCTGGCCGGACCGGCCATGAACGTCCTTTTGGCCGTCGGCTTCGCCCTGGTCATCCGCCTTGTGGAATATGCCGCCATGGGTGTCATGCCAGGCACAACCGCCTACAGTATCCTCGAACCGCTCCTGTACATCTGCGCCGCCGGCGTCCAGGTCAATCTGGCCCTGGCCTTTTTCAATATGCTCCCCGTGCCGCCCCTGGACGGCAGCAACGTGCTGGCCGCCTTCCTGCCGCCCCAGCTCGCCGACCGCTACATGGAGCTTGGCCGGTGGGGCTTTTTCCTGCTGCTGCTTCTGGCCGTAACCGGCATCCTCGGCCGGCTTATCCTGCCGGTCGTCAGCTACTTTACCCATCTGTTGCTGTAG